A genomic stretch from Rubripirellula reticaptiva includes:
- a CDS encoding TolC family protein: protein MSNGVVSTAKLFNPADKGAIVTEAQPANFAVAPAAQVSSAVLPAIPTTGIPNRISSEELINARDQHGAPGQVALTGGRPIVAGEPVVVVASNDPFANFQVKEVDEVEVVKQIPPATKLESSNPAAVKTTVTPKVAEPMAINDDEVAKAAAALQRAEEEKSAKAAESVKAEKRAKEKAKEKAEAEEKDAEEESLPNPNDSSLFDSAETPSYVGTQPLSLSEAVRVALSQNKSITVLGYLPQEVNTFVSSERAVFDPVFNAGIRGGQLNRQYRNFINTGGVLPGGFTPGANEQRNDFLGAPNQNVLSITKLLETGGTISAGLGMDYLYDTPVGNFTFLNPAWGTDINLSLIQPLGKGRGRNVTTAPLRIARTNQSLAAHEFQAEVNKTLRDVQNAYWDWKLAQRAHKVTQDAVQTALKTLELEKEALKLGEGTLPDFEQANDQWQRFRIDDALALNAVKKTRITLIQLMGLPLSQIEYDFAIDEPNVSADIQREIGDMSAMSRPEVLAAQANIRATQLAVILAADTLRPDLNLRVDYAVTGLESALDEAIETVSEHRFNDWVVQLEFTRAVGQRAACAALRRAQLQLARAIAEQDRVEQEIAAEVARTWEDVITSIEQLRIQTERVETARAQVKGRNELFSEGEGSLDLKIRAEASLIDSLLKKQAAEIAVQQQIVQWRYVTGQQQFVQFTE, encoded by the coding sequence ATGTCCAACGGTGTTGTTTCGACGGCAAAATTGTTTAATCCAGCCGACAAAGGTGCGATCGTCACAGAAGCTCAACCGGCAAACTTTGCTGTCGCACCAGCCGCTCAAGTTTCATCCGCAGTCTTACCAGCGATCCCAACCACCGGCATTCCCAACCGTATTTCTTCCGAAGAGCTGATCAACGCTCGCGACCAACACGGTGCCCCCGGACAGGTTGCCTTGACCGGTGGTCGGCCAATCGTTGCCGGTGAACCCGTTGTCGTGGTTGCGTCTAACGACCCATTCGCTAACTTTCAGGTCAAGGAAGTCGACGAAGTTGAAGTTGTTAAGCAAATTCCGCCCGCGACAAAACTCGAATCATCGAATCCCGCAGCAGTAAAGACAACGGTCACTCCGAAGGTTGCCGAGCCGATGGCGATCAACGATGATGAAGTAGCCAAGGCTGCCGCAGCCCTGCAGCGCGCCGAAGAAGAAAAGTCTGCCAAGGCGGCCGAATCAGTGAAAGCTGAAAAGAGGGCGAAAGAGAAAGCTAAGGAAAAGGCCGAAGCTGAGGAGAAGGACGCCGAGGAAGAGTCGCTACCCAATCCGAACGACAGCTCACTATTCGATTCGGCAGAAACACCGTCTTACGTCGGAACTCAGCCGCTATCGCTTTCCGAAGCGGTGCGAGTTGCTCTGTCTCAAAACAAATCCATCACGGTGTTGGGCTATCTGCCGCAAGAGGTCAACACCTTTGTTTCAAGTGAGCGTGCAGTCTTTGACCCTGTGTTCAACGCAGGCATTCGCGGCGGACAGCTCAATCGCCAATACCGAAACTTTATCAACACCGGTGGTGTCTTGCCTGGCGGTTTTACGCCCGGTGCGAACGAGCAGCGAAATGACTTCTTGGGTGCACCAAACCAAAACGTCTTGTCGATCACCAAGTTGCTTGAAACGGGTGGTACGATCAGCGCAGGTTTGGGAATGGACTATTTGTACGACACCCCAGTCGGTAACTTCACGTTCCTGAATCCAGCTTGGGGTACTGACATCAACCTGAGCTTGATTCAACCGCTTGGTAAAGGTAGGGGTCGCAACGTGACCACAGCACCATTGCGAATCGCGCGAACGAATCAGTCATTGGCCGCACACGAGTTTCAGGCCGAAGTCAACAAAACGCTACGAGATGTCCAGAACGCCTACTGGGATTGGAAACTTGCTCAACGCGCGCACAAAGTGACTCAGGATGCTGTTCAAACAGCACTCAAGACTCTTGAGCTCGAAAAAGAAGCCCTCAAACTAGGCGAAGGCACCTTGCCCGATTTTGAACAAGCCAACGACCAATGGCAGAGATTTCGAATCGATGACGCACTCGCGCTAAATGCGGTTAAGAAGACTCGAATCACGTTGATTCAATTGATGGGCTTACCTCTTAGCCAAATCGAATATGATTTCGCGATCGACGAGCCAAACGTCAGCGCTGATATCCAGCGAGAAATTGGCGACATGTCGGCAATGTCCCGCCCCGAAGTATTGGCAGCCCAGGCCAACATCCGAGCAACACAACTTGCTGTCATACTGGCCGCGGATACCCTACGCCCCGATCTGAATCTACGAGTCGACTACGCTGTCACGGGCCTCGAAAGTGCACTCGATGAAGCAATCGAAACCGTATCCGAGCATCGCTTCAATGACTGGGTTGTCCAGCTTGAATTCACTCGTGCGGTTGGCCAGCGTGCCGCTTGTGCGGCGCTTCGCCGTGCTCAATTGCAACTTGCACGAGCCATTGCCGAGCAAGATCGGGTCGAACAAGAAATCGCCGCAGAAGTCGCCCGAACTTGGGAAGATGTGATAACGAGTATCGAACAACTGCGCATTCAGACTGAGCGAGTTGAAACCGCTCGCGCCCAAGTCAAAGGACGCAACGAACTGTTCAGTGAAGGCGAAGGCTCACTTGACTTGAAAATTCGCGCCGAAGCAAGCTTGATCGATTCTTTATTAAAGAAGCAAGCTGCCGAAATTGCTGTTCAACAGCAAATCGTTCAGTGGCGATACGTCACCGGCCAACAACAGTTCGTCCAATTCACTGAATAG
- the rfbD gene encoding dTDP-4-dehydrorhamnose reductase, whose amino-acid sequence MIFVTGAAGQLGSALCHTLGDDCLALTRDQLDIADSASIEALVLAKRPDVIVNCAAYTAVDLAEDEVEKCRNINATAVKSFADAANKVGALLVQISTDYVYGGATVSDGANREDSPLRAQGVYAKTKLAGEEFAQTCANHLIIRTCGIYGHLPKPKNFVETMLRVGADRDELRVVDDQYCNPTSAATITGAILALIDSKARGVFNVAASPAMTWCDFAREIFKQADMPTKVVPITTEEFGAKAERPRYSVVDTSKYTRVTGKTLPTINDDLAKYLATRS is encoded by the coding sequence GTGATTTTTGTGACCGGCGCGGCCGGACAGCTCGGTAGCGCTCTGTGTCATACGCTGGGAGACGACTGTTTGGCACTGACGCGAGATCAACTTGACATTGCCGATTCGGCATCTATCGAGGCGTTGGTTCTGGCCAAGCGGCCAGACGTGATCGTTAACTGTGCGGCTTATACCGCGGTCGATCTAGCGGAGGACGAAGTTGAAAAATGTCGCAACATCAATGCGACAGCTGTAAAGTCGTTTGCTGACGCAGCAAATAAGGTAGGCGCGTTGTTGGTCCAGATCAGCACGGACTATGTATATGGCGGTGCGACAGTGTCGGACGGTGCCAATCGAGAGGACTCGCCATTGCGTGCACAAGGCGTCTACGCAAAAACGAAGCTCGCGGGTGAGGAGTTCGCCCAGACTTGCGCCAATCATTTGATCATCCGCACTTGCGGTATCTATGGTCACCTGCCAAAGCCAAAGAACTTCGTCGAGACGATGTTACGAGTTGGCGCCGACCGCGACGAACTGCGTGTCGTCGATGATCAATACTGCAACCCGACCTCCGCTGCGACCATCACCGGAGCGATCCTTGCACTGATCGATTCTAAGGCTCGTGGAGTCTTCAATGTCGCCGCATCACCAGCGATGACATGGTGTGATTTCGCTCGCGAGATTTTCAAGCAAGCGGACATGCCGACAAAGGTCGTTCCGATCACGACCGAAGAGTTTGGTGCCAAAGCTGAACGTCCTCGATACAGCGTCGTGGATACGTCGAAGTACACCCGCGTGACAGGGAAAACGTTACCCACGATCAATGATGACTTGGCAAAGTATTTGGCGACCCGGTCGTAA
- a CDS encoding prolyl oligopeptidase family serine peptidase has product MKYPDTVTVDVTDDYFGRKVNDPYRWLEDTESEATAAWIEAENKVTQNYLQSLPQREPIRARLEELWNYERYNLPAKKGDFYLYSHNDGLQDQSILYKASGLDTDREILIDPMTFSKDGTVALAGTATSDDGKLIAYGLADGGSDWRTWKVRDVTSGKDLTDVVEWVKFSSIAWKPDSSGFFYCRYDAPVEGAELTGTNENQRMYFHKLGDKQSQDTLVLERPDQPKWGFSPVVTDDGHYLVIQNWRGTEPQSQVFIKDLRDDDASVVPMITGFDADFVWVASVDDTHYFVTDHESPKRRLIAVPAGAENRDAWKEVIAETTDVLESASLFGTTFYVSYLKDARGRVTRHHIDGTVINELSLPGVGTVGGFSGKQDANETFFSFTNYVTPTSIYRVDLQTGKVSLWRQPEVAFNVDDFVTEQLFCKSKDGTKIPIIVTRKKDTILDGSNPTMLYGYGGFNISITPGFSPATVGWIDAGGVYAVVNLRGGGEYGREWHEAGMKLKKQNVFDDCIAAAELLIAKKYTTATRLSLSGRSNGGLLVGAVVTQRPDLFGACLPQVGVMDMLRYHKFTIGWAWASEFGSSDEEDQVDNLLSYSPLHNIKPGVCYPATLVTTADRDDRVVPGHSFKFAAALQAAQSVAPNCDRPTLIRIETRAGHGAGTPVSKQIEEYADKWAFLLENLK; this is encoded by the coding sequence ATGAAGTATCCCGATACCGTGACTGTGGATGTGACCGATGATTATTTCGGACGAAAAGTCAATGATCCGTATCGTTGGTTGGAAGACACCGAAAGCGAAGCGACAGCAGCTTGGATTGAAGCTGAGAATAAAGTGACGCAGAACTATTTGCAGTCGTTGCCGCAACGCGAGCCGATACGAGCGAGGCTGGAAGAGCTTTGGAACTATGAACGCTATAATTTGCCGGCGAAAAAAGGCGACTTCTATCTGTATTCGCACAATGACGGACTTCAAGATCAAAGTATTTTGTACAAGGCCTCGGGGTTGGACACAGATCGAGAGATTTTGATCGATCCCATGACGTTTTCCAAAGACGGCACGGTCGCATTGGCGGGAACGGCAACGTCGGATGACGGAAAACTAATCGCTTATGGACTTGCCGACGGCGGCAGTGATTGGCGTACTTGGAAAGTTCGCGATGTTACCAGCGGTAAGGATCTAACAGATGTCGTTGAGTGGGTGAAATTTAGCAGCATCGCATGGAAACCCGATAGCAGTGGTTTTTTCTATTGCCGTTACGATGCACCGGTCGAGGGTGCCGAACTGACCGGCACGAACGAAAACCAACGGATGTATTTTCACAAGCTAGGTGACAAGCAGAGCCAAGACACTTTGGTGCTCGAGCGACCTGATCAGCCAAAGTGGGGTTTCTCGCCCGTTGTGACAGATGACGGTCACTACTTGGTGATCCAAAACTGGCGAGGCACCGAGCCGCAATCGCAAGTCTTCATCAAGGATCTTCGTGATGACGATGCGTCTGTGGTCCCGATGATTACCGGATTTGACGCTGACTTCGTTTGGGTGGCGTCCGTTGACGATACTCACTACTTTGTCACCGACCACGAATCACCGAAGCGTCGCTTGATCGCGGTACCCGCCGGTGCCGAAAATCGTGATGCGTGGAAAGAAGTGATTGCCGAAACAACCGACGTGTTGGAATCAGCCAGTCTGTTCGGTACGACGTTCTATGTTTCGTATTTGAAAGACGCGCGGGGACGTGTGACACGGCATCACATCGACGGAACAGTGATCAACGAACTTTCACTACCCGGTGTAGGAACAGTCGGCGGATTCAGCGGCAAGCAAGATGCGAATGAAACGTTCTTTAGCTTCACCAACTATGTCACACCAACGTCGATCTACCGCGTTGATTTACAGACCGGAAAAGTGAGCCTGTGGCGACAACCCGAAGTTGCCTTCAACGTTGATGACTTTGTGACCGAGCAACTGTTTTGCAAAAGCAAAGACGGTACGAAGATTCCGATCATCGTGACTCGCAAAAAGGACACCATTCTTGACGGCAGCAATCCGACGATGCTGTATGGATATGGCGGGTTCAACATTTCGATCACGCCGGGTTTCTCGCCGGCAACGGTTGGCTGGATCGATGCGGGCGGTGTTTATGCGGTCGTCAATCTGCGCGGTGGCGGTGAGTATGGGCGCGAGTGGCATGAGGCCGGCATGAAGCTGAAAAAGCAGAATGTGTTTGACGACTGTATCGCGGCCGCCGAGCTTTTGATTGCGAAGAAGTACACGACTGCAACGCGTTTATCACTGTCGGGTCGCAGTAATGGTGGGTTGCTCGTGGGCGCTGTCGTGACACAGCGACCAGATCTGTTCGGCGCATGTTTACCGCAAGTCGGTGTGATGGATATGCTCCGCTATCACAAGTTCACAATCGGCTGGGCATGGGCATCTGAATTTGGCAGCAGCGACGAAGAAGATCAAGTCGATAACCTGCTGTCCTACTCGCCGCTTCACAATATCAAACCGGGCGTCTGTTATCCGGCGACATTGGTGACCACGGCCGATCGAGATGACCGCGTCGTGCCGGGGCACAGTTTTAAGTTTGCGGCGGCACTGCAGGCAGCTCAGTCGGTTGCACCCAACTGTGACCGCCCGACGCTGATTCGCATTGAAACACGCGCGGGACATGGGGCAGGAACGCCGGTCAGCAAGCAGATCGAAGAGTACGCCGATAAGTGGGCGTTCTTGCTGGAAAACTTGAAGTGA
- a CDS encoding 3-keto-disaccharide hydrolase — translation MYRALALTVLATFSACSLLSAEDLALTAPAESADMITIFNGTDLEGWSGDPRLWSVKDGVIRGETTAENVAAGNTFLIFDDEMDDLEVRLSFRCNATNNSGIMYRSQHVTKGVKNDWVLKGYQYEGRNEEDFPNVPGFIYDERGTRGRICIVGEVAEWNEDGKKVLRNDLMDQAAFKELMKVDDWNDVVIIAKGNHIQHYLNGKLLLDFTDNATDKSFSKGLFGVQLHAGKPMWAEFKNIRYKSLK, via the coding sequence ATGTATCGCGCTCTCGCTCTAACCGTGCTTGCCACCTTTTCGGCGTGCTCGCTGCTTTCTGCCGAAGACTTGGCCTTGACCGCGCCAGCCGAATCGGCCGACATGATCACAATCTTCAACGGTACCGACCTCGAAGGATGGAGCGGTGATCCCCGCCTGTGGTCCGTCAAAGATGGTGTCATCCGCGGCGAAACGACCGCTGAGAACGTAGCCGCCGGAAACACGTTCTTGATTTTTGATGACGAGATGGATGATTTGGAAGTTCGCTTGTCCTTCCGCTGCAATGCGACCAACAACTCGGGCATCATGTACCGATCGCAACACGTCACCAAAGGCGTCAAGAATGACTGGGTATTAAAAGGTTATCAGTACGAAGGACGCAACGAAGAAGACTTCCCCAACGTCCCCGGATTCATCTATGACGAACGCGGCACCCGTGGACGTATCTGCATCGTTGGCGAAGTCGCCGAATGGAACGAAGACGGCAAAAAGGTGTTACGAAATGACTTGATGGATCAAGCCGCATTCAAAGAGCTCATGAAAGTAGACGACTGGAACGACGTGGTCATCATTGCCAAAGGCAATCACATCCAGCACTACCTCAACGGCAAACTGTTGCTGGACTTCACCGACAATGCGACCGACAAGTCATTCAGCAAAGGCTTGTTTGGCGTGCAACTGCATGCGGGTAAACCCATGTGGGCAGAATTTAAGAACATCCGCTACAAGTCGTTGAAGTAG
- a CDS encoding dipeptidyl-peptidase 3 family protein — MRILLASIAIGLSSFPALAQTTTESPISVKDRVDQYVEVELTTDIDALTSKQRQMIGLLIDAAKIMDDCFWYEAYGDKSKLLAGISDPTDNRFTVINYGPWDRLAGNEPFIDGVGAKPLGANFYPVDMTKEEFEKADLSGKDGLYNFIRRDENGSLKSVPYRDQFKQEMTRASQLLIDAAGLADDAGLRHYLLLRADALLTDDYRPSDMAWLEMHDNTIDTVIGPIENYEDQLFGYKTAHEAYVLVKDKDWSERLAKYATFLPELQKTLPVADAYKQEKPGTDTELNAYDVIYYAGDCNSGSKTIAINLPNDETVQLEKGTRRLQLKNAMRAKFDKILLPIADVLIADDQRKHITFDAFFSNTMFHEVAHGLGIKNTINDRGPVRTALKEHAGAIEEGKADILGLHMINQLHQKGEIKEDLTDFYVTFMAGIFRSVRFGASSAHGKANMIRFNFFRDANAFERQDDGKYRVNVDKFRDATRDLSSLLLKLQGDGDYDAVVDLITTKGVIGEQLQSELDLLSQKGIPVDVVFRQGKDVLGISNSLK; from the coding sequence ATGCGAATCTTGCTTGCTTCGATCGCCATCGGCTTGAGTTCTTTTCCAGCTTTGGCCCAAACAACGACCGAGAGTCCGATAAGCGTCAAAGATCGTGTTGATCAATACGTCGAAGTCGAACTGACCACTGATATTGACGCATTAACATCGAAACAACGCCAGATGATTGGGCTGTTGATCGATGCCGCAAAAATCATGGACGATTGTTTTTGGTACGAAGCTTACGGCGACAAATCGAAACTGCTGGCCGGCATCTCGGATCCGACGGACAATCGCTTTACCGTGATCAACTATGGGCCGTGGGATCGCTTAGCCGGCAACGAACCATTTATTGACGGCGTAGGTGCCAAGCCTCTTGGTGCCAACTTCTATCCCGTTGATATGACAAAGGAAGAGTTCGAAAAAGCGGACCTGTCCGGCAAAGATGGGCTCTACAACTTCATCCGCCGCGACGAAAACGGATCGCTCAAATCGGTCCCCTACCGCGACCAGTTCAAACAGGAAATGACCCGAGCATCGCAGTTGTTAATCGATGCCGCTGGGCTCGCCGACGACGCAGGACTTCGGCACTACCTGCTGCTCCGCGCTGACGCTTTATTGACCGACGACTACCGCCCCAGCGATATGGCATGGTTGGAAATGCACGACAATACGATCGATACGGTGATTGGTCCGATCGAAAACTACGAAGATCAGTTATTTGGCTACAAGACGGCGCACGAGGCTTATGTGCTAGTCAAAGACAAAGACTGGAGCGAGCGACTGGCCAAGTACGCGACCTTCTTACCCGAACTGCAGAAAACGTTGCCTGTCGCCGATGCCTACAAACAAGAAAAACCGGGAACCGACACCGAATTGAACGCCTACGACGTGATCTACTATGCCGGCGATTGCAATTCCGGATCCAAGACCATTGCGATCAATCTGCCTAACGATGAAACAGTCCAACTTGAAAAGGGCACTCGCCGGTTGCAGTTGAAGAACGCCATGCGAGCCAAGTTCGACAAAATCTTGCTGCCGATCGCCGACGTCTTGATCGCTGATGACCAACGTAAGCACATCACGTTCGACGCGTTCTTCAGTAATACGATGTTTCACGAAGTCGCGCACGGCTTAGGCATCAAGAATACGATCAACGATCGCGGGCCCGTTCGAACAGCACTCAAAGAACATGCGGGCGCAATCGAAGAAGGCAAAGCTGACATCTTGGGTCTGCACATGATCAACCAACTGCACCAGAAGGGCGAGATTAAAGAAGATCTGACGGACTTCTACGTCACCTTCATGGCCGGCATTTTCCGCAGCGTCCGGTTTGGCGCATCGAGCGCGCACGGAAAGGCCAACATGATTCGGTTCAACTTTTTTCGTGACGCAAATGCTTTCGAGCGTCAAGACGATGGTAAATACCGCGTCAATGTTGACAAATTTCGCGACGCAACACGGGATCTTTCGTCACTTTTGCTAAAACTGCAAGGCGATGGTGACTACGATGCGGTTGTCGATCTGATCACCACGAAAGGCGTGATCGGCGAACAATTGCAATCCGAATTAGACTTGCTAAGCCAAAAAGGTATCCCCGTCGACGTCGTCTTCCGCCAAGGAAAAGACGTTCTCGGCATTTCCAATAGCCTGAAATAG
- the glpK gene encoding glycerol kinase GlpK, with translation MSVVLAFDQGTTSSRAIVFDHSGAILGVAQQEFTQHYPQPGWVEHDANEIWQSQLDVARRVLAQCDLSATDVASIGIANQRETTLLWDRATGEPIHHAIVWQDRRTAPYCDSLHAAGHTEIVQQKSGLLIDSYFCATKLHWLLENVPGARQRAERGELAFGTIDSWLFWKLTGGRVHATDVTNASRTMLLNIESCQWDDDLLSLFNVPRSVLPEVLPSSHLYGETDAELFGSPIKIGGAAGDQQSALFGQNCTRHGMAKNTFGTGCFMLMNIGDKPKVSTCKLLTTVACNVGGRREYALEGSVFIAGAVVQWLRDGLGIIDDSAEIESLAASVPDSDGVYMVPAFAGLGAPHWDSFARGTIVGITRGTKRAHLARAALEGIAYQVADVLDAMRQDSGIPIAELRVDGGASANDLLMQFQADILQVPVVRPKVIETTALGAAYLAGLAVGFWNDVSEIADVWQTDRVFQPSMPADEVARRRARWAEALQRSLAWEPNL, from the coding sequence ATGAGCGTTGTACTGGCATTCGATCAAGGCACCACCAGCTCTCGAGCGATCGTCTTCGATCACTCGGGGGCGATTCTCGGTGTTGCCCAGCAGGAATTTACCCAGCACTATCCTCAACCGGGCTGGGTGGAGCATGACGCGAATGAAATTTGGCAATCCCAGTTGGACGTCGCACGGCGAGTGCTTGCCCAGTGTGATTTGTCCGCCACCGACGTGGCCTCGATCGGCATCGCCAATCAACGTGAGACGACGCTGCTGTGGGATCGAGCGACTGGCGAACCGATCCATCATGCGATTGTTTGGCAGGATCGACGGACTGCACCATACTGCGATTCGCTGCACGCGGCGGGACACACTGAAATCGTTCAGCAGAAGTCGGGCCTGTTAATCGATTCGTATTTTTGCGCTACCAAGCTTCACTGGTTGCTCGAAAACGTACCCGGTGCGAGACAGCGGGCCGAGCGTGGTGAACTAGCGTTTGGGACGATCGACAGTTGGCTGTTTTGGAAGTTGACCGGTGGCCGTGTTCATGCCACCGACGTGACCAACGCTTCGCGGACGATGTTGTTGAATATCGAATCCTGCCAGTGGGACGACGACCTGTTGTCACTGTTCAACGTTCCGCGGTCCGTCTTGCCAGAGGTTCTGCCGTCAAGCCATCTGTATGGCGAAACGGACGCAGAACTCTTTGGTTCACCGATCAAGATTGGTGGCGCTGCCGGTGATCAGCAGTCCGCACTGTTCGGCCAAAATTGTACTCGCCACGGAATGGCCAAGAACACGTTTGGCACCGGTTGTTTCATGCTGATGAACATTGGCGACAAGCCAAAAGTATCGACGTGTAAACTGCTAACGACGGTTGCATGCAATGTCGGGGGCAGACGTGAATATGCACTCGAGGGCAGCGTTTTCATTGCCGGGGCCGTTGTCCAATGGCTGCGCGATGGACTTGGCATCATTGATGATTCAGCCGAGATTGAATCGCTTGCGGCAAGTGTTCCTGATAGCGATGGAGTTTACATGGTCCCTGCTTTCGCCGGACTCGGCGCACCGCATTGGGATTCTTTTGCGCGTGGAACGATTGTTGGAATCACTCGCGGTACGAAGCGAGCGCACTTGGCCCGTGCCGCGTTGGAAGGCATCGCCTATCAAGTCGCCGATGTACTTGATGCGATGCGACAAGACTCCGGGATTCCGATCGCAGAGTTGCGGGTCGACGGCGGCGCGTCGGCGAACGATTTGCTGATGCAGTTCCAGGCCGACATATTGCAAGTCCCTGTCGTGCGACCGAAAGTTATCGAGACGACAGCGCTTGGTGCTGCGTATTTAGCTGGGCTTGCGGTTGGCTTTTGGAACGACGTCAGCGAAATTGCCGACGTCTGGCAGACGGATAGGGTATTCCAGCCGAGCATGCCGGCAGACGAAGTCGCGCGGCGGCGGGCGCGATGGGCCGAGGCTCTGCAACGCTCGCTTGCATGGGAGCCAAATTTATGA
- a CDS encoding glycerol-3-phosphate dehydrogenase/oxidase, producing MTVIGMSRDESIDRLRQRTTPWDIVVIGGGATGVGVAMDAASRGLDVLLVEQSDLGKGTSSRSTKLVHGGVRYLRQGNITLVRDALRERTLLRNNAPHLVHDLKFLIPCHNLWQRLFYGIGLKVYDFLAGGNNFGRSHGVSTKHAMVAVPGLRRDGFRGGVIYHDGQFDDARLLLNMARTAHDHGACVLNYMTVTDLTKNDKGAITGVTAIDQEKGEEFLINSRCVVNAAGPFCDSVRKLDDGNCEAMLAHSQGVHLVLPRAFFPGDTAMIVPKTPDGRVIFIIPWHGHAVVGTTDTPISDPTLEPVPQVDEIQFLLDMSAAYLSKAPKIEDVLSIFTGIRPLVKGDKSARTASLSRDHVIRVSSSGLLTITGGKWTTVRKMAEDCVDRVIKETKLASANCKTQSLKLHGYTESSLVNDPRGFYGADLEAITALESEINELAKPICDSLPIRESDIIWAVRNEMARTVEDALARRTRALFLNAEAALKIAPAVAQLMAAELGKDDAWCREQIESFESVAANYIPQQGSK from the coding sequence ATGACTGTGATTGGGATGAGTCGAGACGAATCGATTGATCGTTTGCGACAACGGACCACACCATGGGACATCGTTGTGATCGGAGGCGGGGCAACGGGCGTCGGCGTCGCGATGGACGCGGCCAGTCGCGGTCTGGATGTTTTGTTGGTTGAACAATCGGATCTCGGCAAAGGTACGTCTAGCCGCAGCACGAAACTGGTCCACGGTGGTGTCCGTTATTTGCGTCAAGGCAACATCACGCTTGTCCGTGACGCACTTCGTGAGCGGACGCTATTGCGCAATAACGCCCCGCACCTTGTTCATGACCTGAAATTCTTGATCCCATGTCACAATCTTTGGCAGCGTTTGTTTTACGGCATCGGATTGAAGGTCTACGATTTTCTCGCCGGCGGAAACAACTTTGGCCGATCACATGGCGTTTCAACTAAGCATGCGATGGTTGCGGTCCCCGGGCTTCGCCGTGATGGATTTCGCGGCGGTGTCATCTATCACGATGGACAGTTTGATGATGCGAGATTGCTTCTGAATATGGCGCGGACCGCCCACGATCATGGTGCCTGTGTACTGAACTACATGACGGTCACGGATCTGACGAAGAATGACAAAGGTGCGATCACCGGCGTGACGGCAATCGACCAGGAAAAGGGCGAAGAGTTCCTTATCAATTCGCGCTGTGTCGTCAATGCAGCGGGCCCGTTTTGCGACAGTGTTCGAAAGCTAGATGACGGCAATTGCGAAGCGATGCTCGCACATAGCCAAGGTGTGCATCTGGTTTTGCCGAGAGCGTTCTTTCCTGGGGATACTGCAATGATTGTTCCCAAGACGCCTGACGGTCGTGTGATTTTCATCATTCCTTGGCACGGACACGCAGTCGTGGGAACGACCGATACTCCGATTTCCGATCCGACGCTTGAACCCGTGCCCCAAGTGGATGAAATTCAATTCTTGCTCGATATGTCAGCGGCCTATTTGTCAAAGGCTCCCAAGATCGAGGACGTGCTGAGTATATTCACAGGCATTCGCCCATTGGTCAAAGGAGATAAGTCGGCACGAACCGCGTCGTTATCGCGTGACCATGTGATTCGCGTTTCTAGTTCAGGGTTGTTAACGATCACTGGCGGAAAATGGACAACAGTGCGAAAAATGGCAGAGGACTGTGTCGACCGCGTCATTAAAGAAACTAAGCTGGCTTCGGCAAACTGCAAAACGCAATCGCTGAAACTGCATGGCTACACAGAGTCATCACTCGTGAACGATCCGCGTGGATTCTATGGTGCTGATTTAGAAGCAATCACAGCCTTGGAATCCGAGATTAATGAGCTTGCGAAGCCGATATGTGATTCACTGCCGATTCGAGAATCGGATATCATCTGGGCGGTTCGCAACGAGATGGCTCGGACGGTCGAGGACGCCTTGGCCAGACGAACTCGCGCCCTATTCCTTAACGCCGAGGCTGCTTTGAAAATCGCACCCGCCGTTGCTCAGTTGATGGCGGCGGAACTCGGAAAAGACGACGCGTGGTGTCGAGAACAAATAGAGAGTTTCGAATCCGTTGCTGCAAATTACATCCCTCAACAAGGTTCGAAATGA